TTTATCAACggaaaaattctgtttaacaTCCGCGCCgttcaaattcaattaaacgaGTTTTTTAAACTGTTACAGTTTCTCTTGCGAGTTCCCgctattttttatgaaatgatTAGCCATCTAACGGTGAATATACCAAACTATTTTCGGAGTTTAGTCAGCGCCtttatcgggaaaacgcccaagtttatTCTAGGACAGTTCATAGTTTttccgctagatggcgctatTTTTAAGGTTTTTACCGACGTGTGTTGGTACATTACCATCATGTCGGTAAAAACCCTAAAAatagcgccatctagcagtaaaAATAGGAACTATTCcaggacaaacttgggcgttttcccgatagaggcgctgaccataCTCCGGTTTTAGTTCGACCTTTTaaccgcgagatggcgataccgtAACTTTTTCCGTTTGGAGTCTATCAGAGGAGCTAGTGCTACAACTTTGCATGTCGCATTTGTGAGAATAcgttatttcatattttgtggtgatttgttattatttatcactTTACCATGAGTAATTACGTACCAAATGAAATGGAGCAAGAACGAAAATATGCAGGTGATTTATCAGTTGCCGATTCTGCGTCGTCATCTAGGAATATGAGTTTTCGACAAATGCAGGGAATGACTGAACGAATAACCGAGAcggtaaatttatatatttagaattactATGAATTAAGTGTAGTTTTCTACCAGTTaatgcaaattatttataatcagatgtaataaatattgttaaactGTAGTTTCAGAGATTACCACCAGAAACTCGAGAAGCCTACAAAAACTGCATGCAAAGTGATGCCATTTACAAGTCTGCTCTCCCTTATGGATTAACAGTGGCAGGTGTATCCTATGTTGTATCTTCTACACTTAAATTTGGACAGTTTGGACATGTGATGACAGCCATTATGGGTTTAGTAGGATACACCCTTGGGagattaaaatattctgtagTATGCTTAGAGAAACATGCACCTAGTATCTTCCAGTTGATCAAACGTGAAAAGTTTGTTCAAAAagggtattatttattttctataaatgaataaaactttttgttatttgtaGAACAATTTAATGTGTTTTTAGAGGTATGTTACATGACAGCTTTGATCAAGAAAGTGTGCTGTCCGAATCATTCGGCAACACAAAAGAGAATGCCTTGACATGGAACACTTACGATACTTCTGGCAATAGTAAGTTTGGTTGGAGGAAAAGTAATAGTTGCTCTAACTTTCAagttcattaattttgttccaaGGCAGTGAATTCGTTACTACAAGTAATGATCTAGGAGAAGAGTTATCAACAGATGTACCAATTAATCTTAAACCGCATACAACTTATGAAGATTTACGGAGACAGAACAGAGCAGAGtactataaaaaatatcacgggtataatctattttaaacgattaaataaaaaaaagatgcgTTCTTTGTAGTAGTTACTTAAAACTTATGTTACTATACATAAATCTTCTATTGTagatgtttacaaaataaattttgtttttagtcATGGACCCACGCAAAGAGATCGACCAGTACAAGACATAGAACTTTTGGAAGATACAACTTTTCAATCAGAGACCAGGGACACCATTTGGAGTTGAAGTAAATGGTATGCGTTCGATGAGCAAATGTTAGAATTTGAACATAACGGCTTCGTACAATGTATtacattttgataataaatttcgaagACAGTTTTAAGGTGGTACAAAATGTAGTAACGTAATTAGTTACTACTTTGTGGTAGAACAAGGAAACAGCTCAAACGAGTAAAAGTATCTAAAAGATGGTTGAACCAATAGGAGAACGTTTATTACAGATTCATGAGAGCAGAGCACAGTGTACGAGTGCACAATGTTATATGTATGTTGTGACAACTATGGTGTCATCTTACTATCACCTTGACGTGCCCaacagaatttcatttccCTTTCATAAGAGCGTTGCCGACGTCTCTTCCCTATACTTAACGTGCGTTAGCTGGCCGATAATTGCTATTCGGTATTTGCTATATTCTCCTATCGGCAATTGAATCGGCACGAACGCTCTTACATTCATACTTTTCTATGCGCACGAGCATACGCGTAATAGCCAGTTTTGATCCTGATATTGTACTTGGTTAAagtcacttttatttttcattatcaatGCACGCACGAAACAAAtcgcatttttgtttttgcgaTCTGTGATGGAAACGGTCGTTTAGAAGTCGAAAGTTAGGTAGTTTCATCCCTTAACTTGATCTATTGGACAGAAATGTTTTAGGTAGTTTCTACTTAAACCCGCCTGACAGACAAGTGAATCAGCGCACGTAGTTACACCATACGTATGATTCAGAAATCGTAATGGTAGATAGAATTAAAGATGTACCCGGCATCGCATTTGCAATTCGAAAGAAGGCGATAAGCCTACACTCGTACCTATCATTATGCTAATTTCTACGTGTATTCTCTCACTCTTGTTCGCtttttgcaatattattaCGTCATCATTTGGACCCGATGCGCGTGATAATTAACGATGATTTACCTATACCCAGCGATCATCGACCGAACGATACGATACAATTCGATTATCGTTAAACGCATCCctatttttagttatttcgtTTCTGTTGTGGCTGTGGAAGATcgtcaaatattttacgacCGTTTCCCTTTGCCTGAAATGTAAAGGGTTGCACGTTCACTGATATTAAGCATATGATTTCAACTTTCGATCGGTTTCAAGGATATCGGTAGCGCGAATATTCTCCGAGGATTTGCGCGGCGACGAACTCGCGCGGAATAGCGTAAAGAGGGTCGCTAGCAGTCAGCCATTGGCTATCGAAGCCGACCAATGGGCGAGTACTTCCATTCATAAGTTGCGCTGCTTCCGTCTTGATAGTGGGGGGTTGCCTGTGATGCAACTCGAATTCTAGCTACTACTTAAATAGTTGCTACCACGACCCCACCGCAGTGGCTTTTGACACGCTAGTCGTTCCAGTACCTAGCCGTACAATTTTCCGTTCCTCTGTTTCCTCGCTCTACTTTGGTCGTGCTACCCTTACATCTATGCCAGACTCCCTTTTCATCCGACAGCGATACGCTGTCACTTTCTCTCGCTGGTTTCCCACAGAGCCATATCTTCTAAACATTGATAACGATTACGAGGACATAGTACGAGGACAGCCTgtgtttaatttctaataGATGCCCGAGGAAAGCTTACCAATGATTATTGGTAGCAGTTTATcaatttcagataaaaaatCACAGTCTGAAGTATGCGTATCGCTGAGAAAGCAAACattttatgatatatttttgttgtttcagGTAAGAGAACTGGAGagtataataaagaatttattggTGCTCTAAGATATGGACAAGAGAGCGTGACGTATACCTACCCTAAAGAAATCCACGATCCTTCGAAGATGTTGGAACACcgttataaatttgtaatcaatAAAAGGACAGATTTTGTATCGAAACGAACGAGAACCACGCCTTAAAGGTTGAAGTTTGCGAGTTGAAAGGGCAACATGCCTTGTAAGGGGTGGGTCGGGCCGGATCGGAGCGAAACATCCCTGAGACCGTCGCGTTACGTTTCACGCGCCCGCTTAAATGATCGCGCGTAGAAAGGGGAGTCATGCAGGTGCAGGTCatgtgaaatatttgcacTTTGTCGTAATTTGCGTAACCCGTTGCATATATAATAAATCCGCAAAGCTAAAGCGCCACGATAGAAAATCGTTTCACAATCTAAAGAGAAAGGGAATCTCTGGCTCCGTGGGAGGGGAGAGATTCGAGATGCTTGTTGCCGCATATATTACACACAAATACGTCGCGCTTCGTTGTACTCCGAATTCAACCAGaatcgcgatcgcgatcgtttACGTTCGGCTTCCATTTAACCCCTCCGTATCCGATGATTAAGATCCATGTAACCATCGAATCGATCGTAACATTCTTTGACAGAGCTAGGCATCCAGATTCACGCATCTGAAAATGTTAAAGGTTACAAATATtctattaggtggactggaaagtaatgtcgttttttgcaattttaaatacttatttgTCACTCATCAGCTCATCGATTTTCACCGATCCGGTATTCATAATTTGCGCACTAGATaacaaaaggctgttgataacgagggcgattaattgaaaatagaaatatattaaaaacttgtttgaacttgatataaaagaaacgatattactttcaagtccacctaatatattttgttgacATAGCAACGATGCTTGAAGCTCGTTCCCAGTAAGTCAGGTTTCTACATTGTTGCTCTCGGCGACGATCGAGCGATTTGAACGGTTCGAAAATTAATCATCGGGGGTTTACGACGATGGCGcgttcgtttctcgtttcttcgagCTGTTCGATCGTCCTACTGTTTAGCATACTTTAGAAATTGCGGCCGTAAAATTGTCCGTGATCAACAGCAAAAAGTCACCTCCGCGCGGGTGATCGCGAGCGGAACGAGAGACGAGACGTTAGTCGTAGTAAGGTGACGTCAGACAAGCGTTGGCGGAATAGCTATGGCCGTTCCCGTTGTTCAAGAGGAAGATCGGGAGAAGAAAATGTTGCGAACGAGACGGAGACGGAAGCTCGCGGTTGCAAGCGAAACGGGACCCGATAGAACAGGATGATCTTTCCGTCGCGCGTTTCGGGCACGGAGGCTCGATCGAACATGAAATCGGGTTCGATGGCCGTCGACAGCAGGACCGACGACGACCTTTTGTTTTGGTTGCATTTACTCGCGCGGGAAGATTGCAAAGGACGCTATTCGACGTCGATGTTGGCTTCATCTCTAAGCGATTCGGTAATTGCGAAATCGATCACCTCAAGTTACTCGTAAACTGATTGTTACAGTTGGTGTAGAAAGTGTTCGTGCACCGATCATTTTCCGAAAAACtacatgaaattgtaatttattaacttattttttattatcgatgaTATTCTACGTactcttggaaatctctagaatagacaaagtacaaaaaaattagttatttatatagagCAACGagatttaaattaactaaatgttGACGTTATTcgggatgaaatttttgtccATTTTCCTATTTACCGGAAAATTTCGTGCTTTCTAATTTGTACAAAGCGATAAAGCGAtttgttttcttgttaatttcgcaaactatataaactaataattgttgtttggactatatctactctagatttccgagaatatgtagaaaatcattgattataaaaaaagaagttaataaactaaaaCTTCATACGAaactttttgagaaattgatcggtgtacgaatacgttctacacccactgtatatgaAAAGATGTTACGAGCAAAAGTTGTACGGCGTCAAAGAGGGTACGTATCGAAGTAATCGGTAAGGTCACCTCCAGATATTTTCACGGAATACCCCGAAGTTTCCGAGAAGATTCCTTTACCTTTAATCCTATGCCTGTACCGGTCCCGATTAGAGATCTCGCGCGGTGCTCCGCGAATTTAGCGCTCTGTACGAGCTCGAATCGCCGGAAAATCAGAGACAAGCGACGTTTCCTGCCCCGAGGCATCGGTGTTTGTTGAATTCCAGTGAAGACACTAGGGGGTTGAGCCACGACACGTCCCGACATCGTGTCGAGAGGtaaggaaaaaagaagagaagaagcAACGATCGAGGAGAAGTGTGCCAAAGTCATCGGTGGTAGGAGTCCCTGGATAGCTCTCGGCGATAATCGTACTCTGGAGGGAGACTGAGATCGAGAACGCGCGATCCTTGGAGAGGAACGAAGAGCGAGCGAAAGCATCGAAGAGGAAAGACGGGTACAGTCGTAcgcgaagaagaggaagagagggAGTTATGGTTGGACGAAGAGGGAAACATCGCGCGTGAGATGAAAAGAGGAAAGGATTGGAAGTCGGAGGGGGTGTGCGCgtgcgcgagagagagagggaaggTGGAGAACGGAGCCAGATAGGAGACGGGCGTCGCAACGCAAAGAGCAGAAGGAGGAAGAGAGAAGGAGGCGGAGGAGGAGATGGCGATGGAGCAGGGAGAGCGATAGAGGGgtagagagtgaaagagacgGGCGAGCGACGAGACGGGGGCGTGCTTGATGGCCGCCTAGACCGCTCGGATCGGTTGGGATCGGTCGCGCCCGGGGCGTGAGCCAGCCAGAAGCACAAGGCAGAAGTAGACGCGAGCGTTGCGGAACAGAGACAGAAGGAGCGAGGGAGCGAAAAGAGTACGGTCCGTGGAGGGCTGCGTTCACCAGGCAGTTACTCCGGAACCGTTGCCTTGACGACACGCGTTCACGCATGCGCGTACGCGATACCGGGGGCACCAAATCGCGTCACGAGCACCAGTTGCATTCGCCACCCTTGCCTCTACCACTACTACCACCTTTTCTCCACCTCCGCCACCGTCCGTCGAACCACCACCACCGCTTGCCGTCACCTTCGTCGCCGCCGTCGTCGTCGCCACCACCATTGCTACTGCTACCACCACCACCGTCACCATcgccaccaccaccgccgTTGCTGGTTCTCCATCGGTACTTTCCAGCGTATCTACTCCCCCGATACCATTCGCCTCCCCCGCGACTCCTACTGCTCTTCGCTATTTCGCGCGTTCTCTTCTTCCCGCGTCGTTGCTCTTTCACATTCGTCCTCGCAGTCGCCCCGACGAAGAGAGACCGACGACGCGTCGTCACCACCGAGAAACGTTCCTCGTCCTCGACGATCGGCATCCATGCGCGTTTCTAATTCGTCGTCTTCGCTGTGCTTCCCTCGAGATCGTTTCGATTTCAAAGCCACCCTTCGATTCTCGAAGATCGTTCGGCCCGAGCCTCGACTCCTCTCCTCCTTCGACTCCACCTCCACCGCCACCTCCGTCTCCTCCCCCTGCTCTTTGTCCTCCCTCTTCCAACTCGCCGCGTTCTCcacctcttcctcttcctcgttTCGCGTATCGCGACCAAGAGTGTCCGGTTGTCATGCGTCGACGGTGCTCGCGATAAGGCGCGACCGTATCGGAGTTGTCGCCGATTCGCCGCGATCGACCTGTCTCTCGATCGTTTCGTGTCTTTTCGTCCCGGCGAGTTGCGCGGTCAGTGATTTTCGAGACTGTAAGTGCGACGATCCAGacgttaataataatcgtttaTCGTCCTTTGTTCGTCGACTTTTACGTTGTGCGAGGTCGTACATCGTTCGGTTAGCCGTGTGTTCCTTGGGATACTCGAACGTCCAAGTGTCGCCGACGAAAGGATAGAAGAGCTTCGAACAGCGGAAACCTCGGATCGCGAGCGATCTCGTCGACGGAGCAACGCCGAGGATTCGATACGGAACGCTCGCCGTCGGCGAAGTCGTCGGATCGCGGATAACGTTCCATGTCTGGCTGTCGTAGCGAATCCTGCCGCTGTACCCTGGCGTCGCATCGACAGCGGCAGGTCAACCGCGTCATCTTTCTGCTCGAACGTTTCCCAAAAGCATGAGAATCAACGCGAACAAGGAGGATCGATCTACCGAGCTGGTCCTGGAGAACAGGACAAAGCGCCGCGAAGGTTACCGCGAGGTATAAGAAGCACCCGGAATGAAGCCGCGAGTTTCTTAATTACGCGAGAAGGATCAGTTACGCCGGAAACATGGAATTCGGTTGGAGCATGCGAAACGACGGCTGGTTGTCTTCGATGTGCACGAATAAAACAGAGATACAGCCATCGTCTTCCGTTCGTGCTAGTtgagagaagaagaaagaagcaGGGTGCGATGATATCCGCGTACGAGTACTAAGAAACCGTGTACGCGCGTGTCGTTCTCTTCGAAACGAGTGGAAGATCGCGAAAGATGGTCTCGGACTTGGTCGCCGGCAAAAGTCGTCCGTTTTGTTGGTTTGCCCTTCGAATCGGCCGAACAGAATCTCGCGGTATCCCGTCGCGCTAAATATCGACGACGAACCGAAACCCGCCGCGGAGCATGATCCCCCAGGAAGAACGGCGAACGAGCGCATTTATTTCGTCCCACCTCAGGATTTCGGAATCGAGGAATTGGAACGGACACCCAAAGAGCGATCCCCGTGTCGTAGCATTCGAGAATCGGTGACGAGAGTACAGAGATCGCGATCAtcgaatttcaacgattcAGCGAGAGTTCGTTTGCGAGACCTCGATTTAGGAAGAAGCTTACGTAGAATTGTCGCGGACGAATGACTTGCAGCGACGACGTAGTCGAAGACATCCGGTCTGAGACGGGATAAGTGCCGATCCTCGAGGGGTCGacgcgaaaagaaagaaaggacgAAAAGAGAGAAGAGGTCGATAATAGAAAATCTAGGGGGGGGCGAAGGGTGCATCGGCGTTGCCGATCGGCGAAATCGGTCGTCCCGTATTTCGAGTGACAGGTACACGAAGGGGGTGTCGGTCGCAGATTGGATGGTTCCGCGGGGGTTAACCCTTGGGAGGTCGATTTGGGAGCAGCCAGAGCCGGAGCAGCAACGTTTCTACGACTCTCCGCCACCACGGATGGACGTGAGCGTGTGCTGCTTGCCCGCCAGTGCCGGCTCGGGGGCCCAGCACCCTCATCCAGTAAGTTTGCCTTCCGGCGGACAGCCGACGATTCAGCCACCCTATCAGTATGCCGATCAGATAGTGCCGGATCGGGGTCAGCCCGACGGATTGCCGGTACTTGGTTGTACGGGCCAGGACAACTGGCAGCAGATCTCATCCGCGTCCAGCGTCGCCGGGGCTGTCACCGCCACTACCACCACCTACATCGATTACTCTTGGCTGCAGATGCAGGTGAGCATCATTATCGCTTATACTTTTTAACGAGTCGTAGGTATCTTGACTCATTCCGCTAAAGATAGGAAGAGCGTCCGAGGAGACTCGGAGATCATTCGTTCCGCGATTACGTTACGGTAGAGTCGTATTCCGCAAGAGGGGGTGTAACgtgtaaaggtcgattcagactatacgacacggaccgtcacgttccggcaacgacacgtaccggcaccgacgcGACGAAACATcgaaacacgcgttttaatggaaccaTTCGCATTATTCCCGTTGGCGGAACGTTcgggtcggtgtctgttaagtgcgaatagttccattaaaacgcgtgttttaatttaaaacgtgACGTATAGTCCGAGTCGACCTTAAGTATGTATCGCGAGAAGATCAgcatatttataaacaacgCTTGCAAAAAACCGCCGTACCCTGTGGGTTGACTCGATATCGTCTCACGAATCCACGGAATATCGTTTAAATTCCGTGACATTGATTCCACCGTTGAAACTGCTATTAATCTAGTCTTCGTTTCGCTCGATTCGAACGTTGCCCGTCGTAACAAAAGGATTACCGTCCGTTAGATTGCGGTTACGCGGTCGCCGCCGATTTCACGCGCATTTACGACAGTTCGCGAagactagaaaaaaaaaaaactattggGAATACGATTTATCCCGTCcattattcataatattagCTCGTCGATGCAAAGTTCCGAATACATCTGCTTCTCTTCTCTTCGTGTTTCTCGTTCGCGCGACATAgttcatgaattatttaccAGAAGCTAGCTTCGATTCGGTCATTTTTAAGATACGCGTGCGTTTCCAACGTCGCACAggtgtttaatatttattattttacgctCGGTACACGTATCGAACGGTCGGCGTAATCCAGCTCGCGGTCTAATTAATTCGAAGCTAAGCTCTCGGTGTGCGATACGTTTTTAAGGAGAAACGGTGAAACGGTATATCAAAACCGCGAGTGCCTTTTGTCGTTTACCGCGTACCGTGGATGAATCATCGTATCGGCGACCGCGACGAGTGTAATGGTTTGTCGGCGAAAAGGAAACTGCTATTCTCGTAAAAACGACATGTATCGCGTAGCCCTGGACCAATCGACGATTAACCGTTCAAGTGCACACCCTTTCCAGGCTCGAGAAAGTTCACCGCTTGCGCCATTTGtactaggttgtcccaaaagtttctttcgttttattaataaccgATACATTCAcgatatttcatgttttactCCGTTACTGTTGTAACACTAACATCTAAGAAACTAGGTTGTCTGTTTACACAAACACTGCCACGTAAAATAACGCGAACGCgagtcacgaaagaaacttttgggacaacgtAATACCTGCGCTCCAAATCTCGATTGATTCGATCAATTACGACATGAAATATCGTGGCAACTATTTGAAAAAACATGGTAAAGTTCCAGACCG
The sequence above is drawn from the Hylaeus volcanicus isolate JK05 chromosome 2, UHH_iyHylVolc1.0_haploid, whole genome shotgun sequence genome and encodes:
- the LOC128884942 gene encoding OCIA domain-containing protein 1 isoform X2, translated to MSNYVPNEMEQERKYAGDLSVADSASSSRNMSFRQMQGMTERITETFQRLPPETREAYKNCMQSDAIYKSALPYGLTVAGVSYVVSSTLKFGQFGHVMTAIMGLVGYTLGRLKYSVVCLEKHAPSIFQLIKREKGMLHDSFDQESVLSESFGNTKENALTWNTYDTSGNSSEFVTTSNDLGEELSTDVPINLKPHTTYEDLRRQNRAEYYKKYHGHGPTQRDRPVQDIELLEDTTFQSETRDTIWS
- the LOC128884942 gene encoding OCIA domain-containing protein 1 isoform X1, which produces MSNYVPNEMEQERKYAGDLSVADSASSSRNMSFRQMQGMTERITETFQRLPPETREAYKNCMQSDAIYKSALPYGLTVAGVSYVVSSTLKFGQFGHVMTAIMGLVGYTLGRLKYSVVCLEKHAPSIFQLIKREKFVQKGGMLHDSFDQESVLSESFGNTKENALTWNTYDTSGNSSEFVTTSNDLGEELSTDVPINLKPHTTYEDLRRQNRAEYYKKYHGHGPTQRDRPVQDIELLEDTTFQSETRDTIWS